A window of Costertonia aggregata contains these coding sequences:
- a CDS encoding cbb3-type cytochrome c oxidase subunit I: MNRLIEKPHLIFLLAIPIIMLIGILSGDAVLDINVHDTYYVISYLHLAILISILFGIIGIGYWIMLKADRKLSKWLNWTHIGLTFGGTLVVWILTKFYRTEIMEYEYNNNLTLIITLIILLMIVGQLIFPINIMYGLIKKKNKTSG; encoded by the coding sequence ATGAACAGACTAATTGAAAAACCACATCTGATTTTCTTACTCGCAATTCCAATAATAATGTTAATTGGAATTTTAAGCGGAGACGCAGTATTGGACATTAATGTTCACGACACTTATTACGTAATTTCTTATCTGCATTTAGCGATTCTGATTTCAATACTTTTTGGAATAATCGGAATTGGATATTGGATTATGCTAAAAGCGGACAGAAAACTATCAAAATGGTTGAATTGGACTCATATTGGACTGACTTTTGGTGGAACTTTAGTTGTGTGGATTTTGACCAAATTTTATCGGACTGAAATTATGGAATATGAATACAACAATAATCTGACCTTAATAATCACTCTGATTATTTTACTTATGATAGTCGGACAATTGATTTTTCCGATTAATATTATGTACGGACTGATAAAAAAGAAAAATAAAACCAGTGGCTAA
- a CDS encoding amidohydrolase codes for MTKKIFLLFLGITLLFSCEKTQNSNTSTVYYNGEIITMVGESPNYVEALVEKDGVIVFTGPSSEAMEIAGKGHKMIDLEGKTLVPGLIDGHAHFANFGAQAIGAQLLASPDANVDDMETLISVLKDWNTPENRALTGWIFGTGFDDSILREKRFPTKHDLDKVSTEFPIMITHISGHFAVVNSKGLEELGIDEKSINPEGGIIRREDNSTEPNGVLEELAAIPYMLRAIAPKSEESIIKFFEAGQEMALSYGYTTAQEGRAMQNHEMLVTMAEKNKNKIDVVSYIDYAFVEQYMDSKWNSKEYTNGYRIGGMKVTLDGSPQGRTAWRTEPYLIPPKGMPHDYSGYPAIPNDSVVISIFEKGFKNNWQILAHTNGDAAIDQFIRTMKPLQEKYGKENRRDVIIHGQYIREDQLDDAKEMKMIASLFPLHTFYWGDWHTQLIGDSLVQNISPVKTALNKGMDITIHTDAPVALPNLMRVLWTAVERTSRSGKIIGEDERLTPYEALQAITIWSAYQHFEEDKKGSLEKGKLADLVILDKNPLKINSSEIKDIQVLKTIKEGKIVFKR; via the coding sequence ATGACTAAAAAAATCTTTCTTTTATTTTTAGGAATAACTCTTTTGTTTTCCTGCGAAAAAACTCAAAATTCAAATACCTCTACTGTTTATTACAATGGCGAAATAATCACTATGGTTGGTGAATCCCCAAATTATGTTGAAGCCCTAGTAGAAAAAGATGGAGTTATTGTTTTTACTGGCCCAAGTAGTGAGGCTATGGAAATTGCTGGAAAAGGCCACAAAATGATTGATTTGGAAGGCAAAACACTTGTTCCTGGGTTAATTGATGGTCACGCTCATTTTGCAAACTTTGGAGCACAGGCTATAGGTGCTCAATTATTGGCTTCACCAGATGCCAATGTTGATGATATGGAAACTCTGATATCAGTATTGAAAGACTGGAATACACCAGAGAACCGAGCATTAACAGGATGGATTTTTGGGACTGGTTTTGATGATTCCATCTTAAGAGAAAAAAGATTTCCTACAAAGCACGATTTGGATAAAGTTAGTACCGAATTTCCAATAATGATAACACATATTTCTGGTCATTTTGCAGTAGTAAACTCAAAAGGACTAGAAGAGTTGGGTATAGATGAAAAAAGTATTAATCCCGAAGGCGGTATTATACGACGTGAGGACAACTCAACAGAACCAAATGGTGTTTTGGAAGAACTTGCAGCAATCCCTTATATGCTCAGAGCTATAGCGCCCAAATCAGAGGAGTCAATAATCAAGTTCTTTGAAGCTGGACAAGAAATGGCTTTATCTTATGGTTATACGACAGCACAAGAAGGTAGAGCTATGCAGAATCACGAAATGCTAGTTACAATGGCAGAAAAGAATAAAAACAAAATTGATGTTGTAAGTTACATAGACTACGCTTTTGTAGAGCAATATATGGATAGTAAATGGAACAGTAAAGAATACACTAATGGTTACCGCATTGGTGGTATGAAAGTGACTTTGGATGGTTCACCACAAGGCAGAACTGCTTGGAGAACAGAACCCTACCTTATACCACCTAAAGGAATGCCACACGATTATAGCGGTTATCCAGCCATACCTAATGATAGCGTTGTTATTTCAATATTTGAAAAAGGTTTTAAAAACAATTGGCAGATTTTAGCTCATACAAACGGTGATGCTGCAATTGACCAATTTATTAGAACAATGAAACCATTACAAGAAAAATACGGAAAGGAAAACAGACGTGATGTCATAATACACGGACAATACATTAGAGAAGACCAATTGGATGACGCAAAAGAAATGAAAATGATTGCTTCCCTATTTCCACTCCATACATTTTATTGGGGAGACTGGCATACACAGTTGATAGGTGATTCACTAGTTCAAAATATCAGTCCTGTAAAAACAGCATTAAATAAAGGTATGGATATTACCATTCATACAGATGCACCTGTTGCTTTACCTAATCTAATGCGTGTATTGTGGACCGCTGTAGAACGAACTTCACGTTCTGGGAAAATCATTGGCGAGGATGAACGCTTAACACCATATGAAGCATTACAAGCAATCACAATTTGGTCTGCATATCAACACTTCGAGGAAGATAAAAAAGGAAGTTTAGAAAAAGGAAAGTTGGCCGACCTAGTGATTTTAGATAAAAACCCTTTAAAAATAAATTCTAGCGAAATAAAAGACATCCAAGTATTAAAAACTATCAAGGAAGGAAAAATTGTTTTCAAAAGATAA
- a CDS encoding IS110 family RNA-guided transposase, which produces METQQTARPKLFIGIDIHKRSWKVHCATDLSSGRTFSMSPEPELLLNYVEKYYPDYDVTTAYEAGCCGYHAHRCLEGYGWRSLVVNPADIFRRGKERHTKTDRIDAQLIARELKDGRLESIQVPDPKREQLRSLFRRRNDLVKDMRQVKSYIKMQLLYYGITVPEEFDNDHWSHRFRTWLDTLVFDYEPCNIVLASRMRSFRFIDKEFRDVSTSLRKYTKQYYKKDFELLKSIPGIGGIVASGILSELGDLRRFKNIKHLAGYVGMAPGVYQSGDTFRNTGITMRAHRLMRSYFIEASWQAIRTDPVMQGYYRKHRGKNVKSIIVKVARKLLSRTLAVIKTETPYQIGVIE; this is translated from the coding sequence ATGGAAACACAACAAACTGCAAGACCTAAGTTATTCATTGGTATCGACATACACAAACGTAGCTGGAAGGTCCACTGTGCTACCGACCTTAGTTCCGGCAGGACTTTTTCAATGTCGCCCGAGCCTGAATTGCTTCTAAACTATGTTGAGAAGTATTATCCCGATTACGATGTTACAACAGCTTATGAAGCTGGCTGTTGCGGTTACCATGCCCATCGTTGCCTCGAGGGTTATGGTTGGCGTTCTTTGGTGGTGAACCCTGCGGATATTTTCAGGAGAGGTAAGGAACGCCATACCAAGACCGATAGGATAGATGCACAGCTCATAGCCAGGGAGCTTAAAGATGGTCGTTTGGAGAGCATACAAGTGCCCGACCCCAAGCGGGAACAATTACGAAGTCTCTTTAGAAGGCGTAACGATCTGGTCAAGGATATGCGCCAGGTCAAGAGTTATATCAAGATGCAGTTGTTGTATTACGGGATAACGGTACCGGAGGAGTTCGACAATGACCATTGGAGCCATAGGTTCCGTACTTGGTTGGACACGTTGGTCTTCGATTACGAACCGTGCAATATTGTACTTGCGAGCCGTATGCGCAGTTTCAGGTTTATCGACAAGGAGTTCAGGGATGTATCGACGAGCCTTCGCAAGTACACCAAGCAATATTATAAGAAGGACTTTGAGTTATTGAAGAGTATTCCCGGGATAGGGGGCATAGTCGCCAGTGGTATTTTAAGTGAGCTGGGCGACCTGCGCCGTTTCAAGAACATCAAGCACTTGGCAGGTTATGTGGGCATGGCCCCTGGGGTTTACCAGAGTGGCGACACTTTCCGCAATACGGGTATCACCATGCGTGCTCACCGCTTGATGAGGAGTTACTTTATAGAAGCGTCTTGGCAAGCTATTCGAACCGATCCCGTGATGCAGGGGTATTATAGAAAACACCGGGGCAAGAACGTTAAATCGATTATAGTGAAGGTAGCTAGAAAACTACTGAGCAGAACCCTTGCAGTAATAAAGACGGAGACTCCCTATCAAATAGGGGTCATAGAATAA